A single Myxocyprinus asiaticus isolate MX2 ecotype Aquarium Trade chromosome 50, UBuf_Myxa_2, whole genome shotgun sequence DNA region contains:
- the LOC127439256 gene encoding myocyte-specific enhancer factor 2B-like isoform X1, whose product MGRKKIQISRILDQRNRQVTFTKRRFGLMKKAYELSVLCDCEIALIIFNSTNRLFQYASTDMDKVLLKYTEYSEPHESRTNTDILETLRKKGLGLDSSELDQEDSMAIGMEKYQLSDGMDLSIARQRYYAPSLLPTEAPMIGVSSENGYTNSNSNLGAHRTPTFKPLCTRPGSAGSAGSNSHTALVGPHAGLGYSMFSHGNLSRALEMKTPPPLSMTSDGRRLDAHTALCGTRSNLANAVRESTKRALYHSMHAGGQMMAMGKTGLLGHSLGNYGASDYSHPGHTVGFQRNSINTWQPVPHQDAHQSMISPGIASGGNCSYPSQCSSPPHPSLNLTIKSERTSPEHTHSAMSPGHHMVQHSPIEEAKVMRRTPSEEYTAMKSQRGPNRGPGEEKRNEPLKQPEISNGWIR is encoded by the exons ATGGGGCGGAAGAAAATACAGATTTCTCGGATTCTTGACCAACGAAATCGACAG GTGACATTTACCAAGCGCAGATTTGGTTTGATGAAAAAAGCCTACGAGCTGAGCGTGTTGTGCGACTGTGAGATAGCtctcatcatcttcaacagcacgAATCGTCTCTTCCAGTACGCCAGCACTGATATGGACAAAGTGCTGCTGAAGTACACCGAATACAGTGAACCTCATGAGAGCCGTACAAACACTGACATACTAGAG ACTTTAAGAAAGAAGGGACTGGGGCTGGATAGTTCTGAGCTCGATCAGGAAGACAGCATGGCGATAGGGATGGAGAAATATCAGCTTAGCGATGGCATGGACCTCTCCATTGCTCGCCAGCGCTATTAC GCTCCTTCACTCCTCCCCACAGAAGCTCCAATGATAGGTGTGAGTAGTGAGAATGGTTACACCAACTCAAATTCAAACTTAGGGGCCCACCGGACTCCAACATTCAAACCTCTGTGCACCAGGCCTGGGTCAGCTGGTTCTGCTGGATCAAACTCCCATACAGCTCTTGTGGGACCACATGCAG GTCTGGGCTACTCAATGTTCTCCCATGGCAACCTGAGCAGGGCGTTGGAGATGAAGACTCCGCCCCCTCTGAGCATGACCAGTGATGGACGGCGCCTTGATGCACACACTGCACTATGCGGAACCCGCAGCAATTTGGCAAATGCAGTGAGAGAGTCCACCAAA AGGGCGCTGTATCATAGTATGCATGCCGGTGGCCAAATGATGGCGATGGGAAAGACAGGCTTACTGGGCCACAGTCTGGGGAACTACGGAGCCTCAG ACTACAGCCACCCAGGTCACACTGTGGGTTTTCAGCGTAATTCAATTAATACTTGGCAACCTGTGCCTCATCAGGATGCCCACCAGTCAATGATCAGCCCTGG aattGCTTCGGGTGGAAATTGCTCATACCCTTCCCAGTGCTCCTCCCCGCCACACCCCTCTCTCAACCTGACCATCAAATCAGAGCGCACCTCTCCTGAGCACACGCACTCAGCCATGTCCCCCGGCCATCACATGGTACAGCACTCACCAATAGAAGAGGCCAAAGTGATGAGACGCACACCCTCAGAAGAGTATACGGCTATGAAAAGCCagcgtggtccaaacagaggcCCTGGAGAAGAGAAACGCAATGAGCCTCTGAAACAACCTGAGATCAGTAATGGATGGATAAGATAA
- the LOC127439195 gene encoding transmembrane protein 161A isoform X2, whose amino-acid sequence MGVQLVVSLLAVSIMQKMAPHLSFARWLLCNGSLFRFKHPSEGELCALAGKQIPKTSRRDRRQNGHGEAKPFTVPKDIDLHLESTPVNVLDALVLRFFVEYQWLIDFAVYAMGIYLFTEGYYSVVDASKEVNIAAIWCVLTVFFCLRTLYVLMSHYFRSEDGGERSVCLAFGFLSLLVAMLVLVVREDYLEFGLEPGFTSLFDSFEVFAKQQGYEWSIPFTKLSVKLGLAVICAFIGALLAFPGLRLAQTHLDAVEINSDRPIIQILLHMSFLSPLVILVLWIKPIARDFLGNAPMGKTSVTLLSSSDFNSVRLWTIVVLCVLRLLLTRYHLQAYLNLAQKWVEQMKKEAGRIAAIDIQRKVTRVFCYLTVVTMQYLLPILLVLFSTLALKSLGDFSWGLGAETPGVTPASIVPTTPPPAPRLEDDEDMEDMEEDIQATVAHLTELFTALRGVLTPLFFRGIFAFLTWWVTACQLISSLFGIYFHQYLMHN is encoded by the exons ATGGGAGTTCAGTTGGTGGTGAGCTTGCTGGCGGTCAGTATAATGCAAAAAATGGCCCCACATCTTTCCTTTGCACGCTGGCTCTTATGTAATGGCAG CCTTTTCAGGTTCAAACATCCATCTGAGGGTGAGCTGTGCGCTCTTGCTGGAAAGCAGATTCCAAAGACCAGCAGACGAGACAG GAGACAAAATGGACATGGAGAAGCCAAGCCGTTTACAGTTCCGAAAGACATCGATCTGCACCTGGAGAGCACGCCAGTTAATGTCTTAGATGCTCTTG TTCTGCGGTTCTTTGTGGAGTACCAGTGGCTGATTGACTTTGCTGTATATGCGATGGGGATCTACCTCTTCACTGAAGGCTACTACAGTGTGGTGGATGCCAGCAAAGAGGTCAACATCGCTGCCATCTGGTGTGTGCTGACCGTTTTCTTCTGCCT GAGAACACTGTATGTTCTCATGAGCCATTACTTCCGCTCCGAGGACGGCGGTGAGCGCTCTGTGTGTCTGGCTTTCGGCTTCTTATCTCTGCTTGTGGCCATGCTGGTTCTTGTAGTGAGAGAAGACTACCTGGAGTTTGGACTTGAGCCAG GTTTTACCAGTCTCTTTGATAGTTTCGAAGTCTTTGCCAAACAGCAAGGCTATGAGTGGTC AATTCCCTTCACCAAGCTGTCAGTGAAGTTGGGTCTGGCTGTCATTTGTGCCTTCATTGGAGCTCTCCTTGCTTTTCCTGGACTCCGATTGGCGCAAACTCACCTAGACGCAGTTGAGATTAATTCAGACCGTCCGATCATTCA GATCCTTCTGCACATGAGTTTTCTCTCTCCATTGGTTATTCTGGTATTGTGGATTAAACCCATTGCTCGAGATTTCCTAGGGAACGCCCCCATGGGAAAGACCTCAGTTACCTT GCTCTCTAGTTCAGACTTTAACTCAGTGCGTCTGTGGACGATCGTGGTCCTGTGTGTTCTGAGGCTGCTGCTCACAAGATACCACCTGCAGGCCTACCTCAACCTGGCTCAGAAGTGGGTGGAGCAAATGAAGAAAGAGGCGGGGCGTATCGCTGCCATTGACATCCAGAGAAAG GTGACGCGAGTTTTCTGCTACCTGACTGTGGTCACCATGCAATATCTTCTACCCATTCTGCTTGTCCTGTTTTCAACCTTGGCACTCAAATCTTTAG GTGACTTCTCATGGGGACTTGGAGCGGAGACTCCGGGTGTGACCCCTGCTTCCATAGTTCCCACCACCCCTCCGCCAGCCCCTAGACTTGAAGACGACGAAGACATGGAAGACATGGAGGAGGACATCCAGGCCACCGTGGCCCACCTGACCGAACTGTTCACTGCCTTACGCGGAGTCCTCACGCCCCTTTTCTTCAGGGGCATCTTTGCTTTTCTCACTTGGTGGGTCACAGCCTGTCAACTCATTAGCAGCTTGTTCGGTATCTACTTTCACCAATATCTGATGCACAACTGA
- the LOC127439256 gene encoding myocyte-specific enhancer factor 2B-like isoform X2 translates to MGRKKIQISRILDQRNRQVTFTKRRFGLMKKAYELSVLCDCEIALIIFNSTNRLFQYASTDMDKVLLKYTEYSEPHESRTNTDILETLRKKGLGLDSSELDQEDSMAIGMEKYQLSDGMDLSIARQRYYAPSLLPTEAPMIGVSSENGYTNSNSNLGAHRTPTFKPLCTRPGSAGSAGSNSHTALVGPHAGLGYSMFSHGNLSRALEMKTPPPLSMTSDGRRLDAHTALCGTRSNLANARALYHSMHAGGQMMAMGKTGLLGHSLGNYGASDYSHPGHTVGFQRNSINTWQPVPHQDAHQSMISPGIASGGNCSYPSQCSSPPHPSLNLTIKSERTSPEHTHSAMSPGHHMVQHSPIEEAKVMRRTPSEEYTAMKSQRGPNRGPGEEKRNEPLKQPEISNGWIR, encoded by the exons ATGGGGCGGAAGAAAATACAGATTTCTCGGATTCTTGACCAACGAAATCGACAG GTGACATTTACCAAGCGCAGATTTGGTTTGATGAAAAAAGCCTACGAGCTGAGCGTGTTGTGCGACTGTGAGATAGCtctcatcatcttcaacagcacgAATCGTCTCTTCCAGTACGCCAGCACTGATATGGACAAAGTGCTGCTGAAGTACACCGAATACAGTGAACCTCATGAGAGCCGTACAAACACTGACATACTAGAG ACTTTAAGAAAGAAGGGACTGGGGCTGGATAGTTCTGAGCTCGATCAGGAAGACAGCATGGCGATAGGGATGGAGAAATATCAGCTTAGCGATGGCATGGACCTCTCCATTGCTCGCCAGCGCTATTAC GCTCCTTCACTCCTCCCCACAGAAGCTCCAATGATAGGTGTGAGTAGTGAGAATGGTTACACCAACTCAAATTCAAACTTAGGGGCCCACCGGACTCCAACATTCAAACCTCTGTGCACCAGGCCTGGGTCAGCTGGTTCTGCTGGATCAAACTCCCATACAGCTCTTGTGGGACCACATGCAG GTCTGGGCTACTCAATGTTCTCCCATGGCAACCTGAGCAGGGCGTTGGAGATGAAGACTCCGCCCCCTCTGAGCATGACCAGTGATGGACGGCGCCTTGATGCACACACTGCACTATGCGGAACCCGCAGCAATTTGGCAAATGCA AGGGCGCTGTATCATAGTATGCATGCCGGTGGCCAAATGATGGCGATGGGAAAGACAGGCTTACTGGGCCACAGTCTGGGGAACTACGGAGCCTCAG ACTACAGCCACCCAGGTCACACTGTGGGTTTTCAGCGTAATTCAATTAATACTTGGCAACCTGTGCCTCATCAGGATGCCCACCAGTCAATGATCAGCCCTGG aattGCTTCGGGTGGAAATTGCTCATACCCTTCCCAGTGCTCCTCCCCGCCACACCCCTCTCTCAACCTGACCATCAAATCAGAGCGCACCTCTCCTGAGCACACGCACTCAGCCATGTCCCCCGGCCATCACATGGTACAGCACTCACCAATAGAAGAGGCCAAAGTGATGAGACGCACACCCTCAGAAGAGTATACGGCTATGAAAAGCCagcgtggtccaaacagaggcCCTGGAGAAGAGAAACGCAATGAGCCTCTGAAACAACCTGAGATCAGTAATGGATGGATAAGATAA
- the LOC127439195 gene encoding transmembrane protein 161A isoform X1, translating to MALMGVQLVVSLLAVSIMQKMAPHLSFARWLLCNGSLFRFKHPSEGELCALAGKQIPKTSRRDRRQNGHGEAKPFTVPKDIDLHLESTPVNVLDALVLRFFVEYQWLIDFAVYAMGIYLFTEGYYSVVDASKEVNIAAIWCVLTVFFCLRTLYVLMSHYFRSEDGGERSVCLAFGFLSLLVAMLVLVVREDYLEFGLEPGFTSLFDSFEVFAKQQGYEWSIPFTKLSVKLGLAVICAFIGALLAFPGLRLAQTHLDAVEINSDRPIIQILLHMSFLSPLVILVLWIKPIARDFLGNAPMGKTSVTLLSSSDFNSVRLWTIVVLCVLRLLLTRYHLQAYLNLAQKWVEQMKKEAGRIAAIDIQRKVTRVFCYLTVVTMQYLLPILLVLFSTLALKSLGDFSWGLGAETPGVTPASIVPTTPPPAPRLEDDEDMEDMEEDIQATVAHLTELFTALRGVLTPLFFRGIFAFLTWWVTACQLISSLFGIYFHQYLMHN from the exons ATG GCTCTGATGGGAGTTCAGTTGGTGGTGAGCTTGCTGGCGGTCAGTATAATGCAAAAAATGGCCCCACATCTTTCCTTTGCACGCTGGCTCTTATGTAATGGCAG CCTTTTCAGGTTCAAACATCCATCTGAGGGTGAGCTGTGCGCTCTTGCTGGAAAGCAGATTCCAAAGACCAGCAGACGAGACAG GAGACAAAATGGACATGGAGAAGCCAAGCCGTTTACAGTTCCGAAAGACATCGATCTGCACCTGGAGAGCACGCCAGTTAATGTCTTAGATGCTCTTG TTCTGCGGTTCTTTGTGGAGTACCAGTGGCTGATTGACTTTGCTGTATATGCGATGGGGATCTACCTCTTCACTGAAGGCTACTACAGTGTGGTGGATGCCAGCAAAGAGGTCAACATCGCTGCCATCTGGTGTGTGCTGACCGTTTTCTTCTGCCT GAGAACACTGTATGTTCTCATGAGCCATTACTTCCGCTCCGAGGACGGCGGTGAGCGCTCTGTGTGTCTGGCTTTCGGCTTCTTATCTCTGCTTGTGGCCATGCTGGTTCTTGTAGTGAGAGAAGACTACCTGGAGTTTGGACTTGAGCCAG GTTTTACCAGTCTCTTTGATAGTTTCGAAGTCTTTGCCAAACAGCAAGGCTATGAGTGGTC AATTCCCTTCACCAAGCTGTCAGTGAAGTTGGGTCTGGCTGTCATTTGTGCCTTCATTGGAGCTCTCCTTGCTTTTCCTGGACTCCGATTGGCGCAAACTCACCTAGACGCAGTTGAGATTAATTCAGACCGTCCGATCATTCA GATCCTTCTGCACATGAGTTTTCTCTCTCCATTGGTTATTCTGGTATTGTGGATTAAACCCATTGCTCGAGATTTCCTAGGGAACGCCCCCATGGGAAAGACCTCAGTTACCTT GCTCTCTAGTTCAGACTTTAACTCAGTGCGTCTGTGGACGATCGTGGTCCTGTGTGTTCTGAGGCTGCTGCTCACAAGATACCACCTGCAGGCCTACCTCAACCTGGCTCAGAAGTGGGTGGAGCAAATGAAGAAAGAGGCGGGGCGTATCGCTGCCATTGACATCCAGAGAAAG GTGACGCGAGTTTTCTGCTACCTGACTGTGGTCACCATGCAATATCTTCTACCCATTCTGCTTGTCCTGTTTTCAACCTTGGCACTCAAATCTTTAG GTGACTTCTCATGGGGACTTGGAGCGGAGACTCCGGGTGTGACCCCTGCTTCCATAGTTCCCACCACCCCTCCGCCAGCCCCTAGACTTGAAGACGACGAAGACATGGAAGACATGGAGGAGGACATCCAGGCCACCGTGGCCCACCTGACCGAACTGTTCACTGCCTTACGCGGAGTCCTCACGCCCCTTTTCTTCAGGGGCATCTTTGCTTTTCTCACTTGGTGGGTCACAGCCTGTCAACTCATTAGCAGCTTGTTCGGTATCTACTTTCACCAATATCTGATGCACAACTGA